The Rhopalosiphum maidis isolate BTI-1 chromosome 1, ASM367621v3, whole genome shotgun sequence genome has a segment encoding these proteins:
- the LOC113549553 gene encoding uncharacterized protein LOC113549553, with amino-acid sequence MGRKFPLLESFLGFPLKTGAIISGVYGIVIAIVTVILILVKDIKIQTIVIDFLPKSVVQIIVIINLLMTVLISLLLLAGIFMRKKILMLPWIVLTIMLCIGLVISVIYTSIDFLIHKFYFTSFGVLVVGLLFVCVYVYMWWVAYSYYQKIKEEDNRTPYTRTPYYG; translated from the exons ATGGGTCGAAAGTTCCCGTTGCTCGAGTCGTTTCTGGGTTTCCCGCTCAAGACCGGAGCCATCATCAGCGGCGTATACGGAATA GTGATTGCCATCGTTACTGTAATTCTGATTTTGGTGAAGGACATCAAAATACAGACCATTGTCATAGATTTCTTACCCAAATCTGTCG tacaaatcattgttattattaacctGCTTATGACAGTATTGATATCATTATTGCTTTTGGCTGGAATTTTTATG cgaAAGAAGATATTGATGCTTCCTTGGATAGTACTAACGATCATGTTATGCATTGGACTAGTTATATCTGTGATATACACTAGCATTGACTTCttaattcataaattctaTTTCACTAGCTTTGGGGTTCTAGTGGTTGGCTTACTGTTTgtgt GTGTTTACGTGTATATGTGGTGGGTGGCCTATAGTTATTATCAAAAGATCAAAGAAGAAGATAACCGGACACCATACACCAGAACACCTTACTATGgttga